Proteins from one Triticum aestivum cultivar Chinese Spring chromosome 7A, IWGSC CS RefSeq v2.1, whole genome shotgun sequence genomic window:
- the LOC123147895 gene encoding arogenate dehydrogenase 2, chloroplastic, which yields MASSLSRSASHGSPAAASPTPTPSLLRRFSPDFCALAALRPIRPAASSAKSPRDATTSTEQEQQLAAPCRGACEEPPPSPSASSTMDAPDSAALRVGIIGFGNFGQFIAGGIQRQGHAVLATSRSDYSDYCAAHGIRFFRSLEALCEEQPDVLLVCSSILSTESVVRAIPLAKLRPDTIVADVLSVKQFPRNLLLEILPPEFGIVCTHPMFGPESGKHGWSNLPFVYDKVRVAEEGAQKAKCDRFLSIFEQEGCRMVEMSCAEHDRHAAGSQFITHTIGRVLAQLNLQSTPINTKGYETLLQLTENTVSDSFDLYYGLFMYNVNATEQMDKLDRAFEKVKQMLYGRLHGVLRKQIVERVPMPGAPLLGSREAKDSPAASREEMKHLSPRVADVPSPCHTFSPVAFSTVKC from the exons ATGGCTTCCTCCCTTAGCCGCTCCGCCTCCCACggctcccccgccgccgcctcgccgacgccCACGCCGAGCTTGCTGCGCCGCTTCAGCCCCGACTTCTGCGCCCTCGCTGCCCTCCGGCCGATCAGGCCGGCCGCCTCCAGCGCCAAATCCCCAAGAGACGCCACGACCTCCACTGAGCAGGAGCAGCAGCTCGCCGCCCCGTGCCGTGGCGCCTGcgaggagccgccgccgtcgccgtcagcATCCTCGACGATGGATGCGCCGGATTCCGCGGCGCTGCGCGTGGGGATCATCGGGTTCGGCAACTTCGGGCAGTTCATCGCCGGGGGCATCCAGCGGCAGGGCCATGCCGTGCTGGCCACCTCCAGATCCGACTACTCCGACTACTGCGCCGCCCACGGGATTCGCTTCTTCAG AAGCCTGGAGGCGCTGTGCGAGGAGCAGCCGGACGTGCTGCTGGTTTGCAGCTCCATCCTCTCCACCGAGTCCGTCGTCCGCGCCATCCCCCTCGCCAAACTCCGCCCCGACAccatcgtcgccgacgtgctctcTGTAAAGCAGTTCCCCCGCAACCTCCTCCTCGAG ATCCTACCGCCGGAGTTCGGCATCGTCTGCACACACCCCATGTTCGGGCCGGAGAGCGGAAAGCACGGCTGGAGCAATCTCCCCTTCGTCTACGACAAGGTTCGCGTCGCGGAGGAAGGCGCTCAGAAGGCCAAGTGCGACCGGTTCTTGAGCATCTTCGAGCAGGAG GGGTGTCGGATGGTGGAGATGTCGTGCGCGGAGCACGACCGCCACGCTGCGGGAAGCCAGTTCATCACGCACACCATTGGGAG GGTTTTGGCGCAGCTAAACCTCCAGTCCACACCGATCAACACCAAGGGCTACGAGACCCTTCTGCAACTG ACGGAGAACACGGTGAGCGACAGTTTTGATCTATACTACGGGCTCTTCATGTACAATGTGAACGCCACAGAGCAG ATGGACAAATTGGACAGGGCGTTTGAGAAGGTGAAGCAGATGCTGTACGGCAGGCTGCATGGTGTGCTGCGGAAGCAGATCGTAGAGAGGGTCCCCATGCCCGGAGCCCCGTTGTTGGGATCGAGAGAAGCCAAGGACAGCCCTGCTGCGAGCAGAGAAGAGATGAAGCACCTATCCCCTCGGGTTGCTGATGTACCCTCCCCTTGTCATACGTTTTCCCCGGTGGCTTTCAGCACCGTAAAATGTTAA